In a single window of the Caulobacter soli genome:
- the infB gene encoding translation initiation factor IF-2 — protein MSDENDNGRPGSNPGGRAPITLKPRQGSVSAGVVKQSFSHGRTKTVVVETKRVRPHVPPAGNLAAPSSAERRNDAPRPQSSSGGGGGGGSAGGLSQSEMVARQRAIEAAREQQERQASERRAAEARAAAAEAAAREAAAKAAAAAKAAATPAPAAEAPAAPVVQAPVAQAPAAPAPQAPAPQAPTPAPAAPSVRAEAPRPAPAPAAGQTRTYEPSRDRRDDRSSTTTYRPGPGAQGDRPQGDRPQGDRPNFADRPSFNQRAPRQDGPYNQRTPRPDAGGPPRGPRPEGAGGYRNDRPQGDRPQGDRPQGDRPQGDRPTQTVRYSALAPRPAPGARPGPGGPRGARPGVPASAPATPEIQRATRSAPRPGGDVGRKPEEDDDRRKAAAPGKAVSRAKGAPVRREGRLTIQTVAGDGDSADRMRSLASVRRAREREKEKRRGGPADVVKVSREVVIPDVITVQELSNRMAVRGVEIIKFLMRQGVMLKINDVIDNDTAELVATEFGHTVRRVSEADVEEGFIGAEDIDDHLEPRPPVVTVMGHVDHGKTSLLDALRKADVAGGEHGGITQHIGAYQVRLENGQKVTFLDTPGHAAFSQMRARGANITDLVILVVAGDDGVMPQTVEAIKHAKAAEVPIIVAVNKMDKPGSDSTRVVNELLQHEIVVESLGGDTQIVEVSAKTGQGLDELIERILLQAEVLDLKANPDRTADGVVIEAKLDKGRGAVSTVLVNRGTLKRGDIVVAGSQFGRVRALLNERNEQLTEAGPATPVEILGLDGVPSPGDSFAVVENEARARELTEYRIRLKREKSMHPVGAGATSMADMMAKLQDKKYRELPLVIKADVQGSAEAIIGSLDAMSTDEVRARIILSGAGAISESDVMLAKGAGAPLIGFNVRASAQARALAEREGVEIRYYAIIYDLLDDIKGVLSGMLAPIQRETFLGNAEVLQAFDISKVGKIAGCKVTEGVVRKGAKVRIIRNDIVVLELGTLQTLKRFKDEVNEVPSGQECGMMFAGFQDIKVGDVIECFTVEEIKRQLD, from the coding sequence ATGAGCGACGAGAACGATAACGGTCGGCCTGGTTCCAACCCCGGCGGGCGAGCGCCCATCACGCTGAAGCCCCGTCAAGGGTCTGTCAGCGCCGGCGTCGTGAAGCAGAGCTTCAGCCACGGCCGCACCAAGACGGTGGTGGTTGAAACCAAGCGCGTGCGTCCGCACGTGCCGCCGGCCGGCAATCTCGCCGCGCCGTCCTCGGCCGAGCGTCGCAACGACGCCCCGCGTCCGCAGTCGTCTTCGGGCGGCGGTGGCGGCGGTGGTTCGGCCGGTGGTCTGTCGCAAAGCGAGATGGTGGCCCGTCAGCGCGCCATCGAGGCCGCTCGCGAACAGCAAGAACGCCAGGCGTCCGAGCGCCGCGCCGCCGAGGCCCGCGCCGCGGCCGCCGAAGCCGCGGCTCGCGAAGCCGCCGCCAAGGCCGCCGCAGCCGCCAAGGCCGCCGCCACGCCGGCTCCGGCCGCCGAAGCGCCCGCCGCTCCGGTCGTCCAGGCGCCCGTGGCCCAGGCTCCGGCCGCGCCCGCTCCGCAGGCCCCCGCGCCCCAGGCTCCGACGCCCGCGCCCGCCGCGCCGTCGGTCCGGGCCGAGGCTCCGCGCCCGGCTCCGGCTCCGGCCGCCGGTCAGACCCGCACCTACGAGCCCAGCCGCGACCGTCGCGACGACCGCTCGTCGACCACCACCTATCGTCCGGGTCCGGGCGCTCAGGGTGATCGCCCGCAAGGCGACCGTCCCCAGGGTGATCGTCCCAACTTCGCGGACCGTCCGTCGTTCAACCAGCGCGCCCCGCGCCAGGACGGCCCGTACAACCAGCGCACCCCGCGTCCCGACGCCGGTGGTCCGCCGCGTGGTCCCCGCCCCGAGGGCGCGGGCGGCTATCGCAACGACCGTCCGCAGGGTGACCGCCCGCAAGGCGATCGGCCCCAGGGCGACCGTCCGCAAGGCGACCGCCCGACCCAGACCGTCCGCTATTCGGCCCTGGCCCCGCGTCCGGCGCCCGGCGCCCGTCCGGGTCCCGGCGGTCCGCGCGGCGCCCGTCCGGGCGTCCCGGCCTCGGCTCCGGCCACGCCGGAAATCCAGCGCGCCACCCGTTCGGCGCCCCGCCCCGGCGGCGACGTCGGTCGCAAGCCCGAGGAGGACGATGATCGCCGCAAGGCCGCGGCCCCCGGCAAGGCTGTCAGCCGCGCCAAGGGCGCGCCGGTTCGCCGCGAAGGTCGCCTGACCATCCAGACCGTGGCCGGCGATGGAGACTCCGCCGACCGCATGCGCTCGCTGGCCTCGGTTCGCCGAGCCCGTGAACGCGAGAAGGAAAAGCGCCGCGGCGGTCCCGCCGACGTCGTCAAGGTCAGCCGCGAAGTCGTCATTCCCGACGTCATCACCGTGCAGGAGCTGTCCAACCGGATGGCCGTGCGCGGCGTCGAGATCATCAAGTTCCTGATGCGTCAGGGCGTGATGCTGAAGATCAACGACGTCATCGACAACGACACCGCCGAGCTGGTGGCCACCGAATTTGGCCATACCGTGCGTCGCGTGTCGGAAGCCGACGTCGAAGAAGGCTTCATCGGCGCCGAGGACATCGACGATCACCTGGAGCCCCGGCCCCCGGTCGTCACCGTCATGGGTCACGTCGACCACGGCAAGACCAGCCTGCTGGACGCGCTGCGCAAGGCCGACGTGGCCGGCGGCGAGCACGGCGGCATCACCCAGCACATCGGCGCCTATCAGGTGCGTCTGGAAAATGGCCAGAAGGTCACCTTCCTCGACACCCCGGGTCACGCGGCCTTCTCGCAAATGCGGGCTCGCGGCGCCAACATCACCGACCTGGTGATCCTGGTGGTGGCCGGCGACGACGGCGTCATGCCGCAGACGGTCGAGGCGATCAAACACGCCAAGGCCGCCGAAGTGCCGATCATCGTGGCCGTCAACAAGATGGACAAGCCCGGCTCGGACTCCACGCGCGTGGTCAACGAGCTGCTGCAACACGAGATCGTGGTCGAAAGCCTGGGTGGCGACACCCAGATCGTCGAAGTCTCGGCCAAGACCGGCCAGGGCCTGGACGAGCTGATCGAACGCATCCTGCTGCAAGCCGAAGTGCTGGACCTGAAGGCCAACCCCGACCGCACCGCCGACGGCGTGGTGATCGAGGCCAAGCTGGACAAGGGTCGCGGCGCGGTTTCGACCGTGCTGGTCAATCGCGGCACGCTGAAGCGCGGCGACATCGTCGTGGCCGGCAGCCAGTTCGGCCGGGTTCGCGCCCTGCTGAACGAGCGCAACGAGCAACTGACCGAAGCCGGTCCCGCCACCCCGGTCGAGATCCTCGGCCTGGACGGCGTGCCCTCGCCCGGCGACAGCTTCGCCGTGGTCGAGAACGAAGCCCGGGCGCGCGAGCTGACCGAGTACCGCATCCGTCTCAAGCGCGAGAAGTCGATGCATCCGGTCGGCGCGGGCGCCACCAGCATGGCCGACATGATGGCCAAGCTGCAGGACAAGAAGTACCGCGAACTGCCGCTGGTCATCAAAGCCGACGTGCAGGGCTCGGCCGAAGCGATCATCGGTTCGCTGGACGCCATGTCGACCGACGAGGTCCGCGCGCGGATCATCCTGTCGGGCGCCGGCGCGATCAGCGAAAGCGACGTGATGCTGGCCAAGGGCGCCGGCGCGCCGCTGATCGGCTTCAACGTCCGGGCTTCGGCCCAGGCGCGGGCGCTGGCCGAGCGCGAAGGTGTCGAGATCCGCTACTACGCGATCATCTACGACCTGCTGGACGACATCAAAGGCGTGCTCTCGGGCATGCTGGCCCCGATCCAGCGCGAAACCTTCCTCGGCAACGCCGAAGTCCTGCAGGCCTTCGACATCTCCAAGGTCGGCAAGATCGCCGGCTGTAAGGTCACCGAAGGCGTGGTCCGCAAGGGCGCCAAGGTCCGGATCATCCGCAACGACATCGTCGTTCTGGAACTGGGCACGCTGCAGACGCTCAAGCGCTTCAAGGACGAGGTCAACGAGGTCCCGTCCGGCCAGGAGTGCGGCATGATGTTCGCGGGCTTCCAGGACATCAAGGTCGGCGACGTGATCGAGTGCTTCACGGTCGAAGAGATCAAGCGCCAGCTCGACTAG
- a CDS encoding RNA-binding protein, with protein MTDADAPHTPVAKTHAEANRQRKDIVLGEASDEARLVRFVVGPDGTVVPDVARKLPGRGMWVAADREAISAAAKKGLFSRSAKTKLTAPADLADQVERLLARRVLDGLGLARRGGTIISGFEKVSSALASGQTAWLIEASDGAADGRRKILTAVHKAPNSPKICGMFTSDELGLALGGENVIHTALLAGRGTDRWTLDVERLSGFRPLLPLSWSASWREEA; from the coding sequence ATGACCGACGCCGACGCGCCCCATACCCCCGTGGCCAAGACCCACGCCGAAGCCAATCGCCAGCGCAAGGACATCGTCCTGGGCGAGGCGAGCGACGAGGCGCGTCTGGTGCGGTTCGTGGTCGGGCCCGACGGGACGGTCGTGCCGGACGTGGCGCGCAAGCTGCCCGGCCGCGGCATGTGGGTGGCGGCCGACCGCGAGGCGATCAGCGCGGCCGCCAAGAAGGGCCTGTTCTCGCGCTCGGCCAAGACCAAGCTGACCGCTCCGGCCGATCTGGCCGACCAGGTGGAACGGCTGCTGGCCAGGCGGGTTCTGGACGGGCTGGGTCTTGCACGGCGCGGCGGAACGATTATCTCAGGCTTCGAAAAGGTCTCCTCGGCCCTGGCGTCGGGGCAGACCGCCTGGTTGATCGAGGCGTCCGACGGCGCCGCTGACGGTCGCCGAAAGATTCTCACCGCGGTCCACAAGGCCCCGAACAGCCCCAAAATCTGCGGGATGTTCACGTCAGACGAATTGGGTTTGGCCTTGGGCGGGGAGAATGTGATACACACGGCGCTTCTTGCCGGGCGCGGCACTGATCGCTGGACTTTGGACGTCGAGCGGTTATCAGGCTTCCGCCCACTCCTTCCCTTGAGTTGGTCGGCGAGTTGGCGCGAGGAGGCCTAG
- a CDS encoding YcxB family protein, with product MEVSGQIGIFENQKACKPLSKHLLGRMRFAQWGFIAIMLVGDLAVSWLFETLYPGSGWLGVLLFTVAALFVWNRYCRTLVPKAWMARGVPAASAITYRIEDQVLVLQGDLTSTHVAWSGVSQIAPGNAAWLFIGSGQAWFLPTRFFADRQQERAFLADCLGKLSAEAKVRSPEAVALVEADVGPWGVARP from the coding sequence GTGGAAGTCAGCGGCCAGATCGGGATCTTCGAGAACCAAAAGGCGTGCAAGCCGCTGAGCAAGCATCTGTTGGGGCGGATGCGGTTCGCCCAGTGGGGCTTTATCGCCATCATGCTGGTCGGCGACCTTGCCGTGTCATGGCTGTTCGAGACCCTTTATCCCGGCTCCGGGTGGCTTGGCGTCTTGCTTTTCACGGTCGCCGCCCTGTTCGTCTGGAACCGCTATTGCCGAACCCTCGTCCCCAAGGCCTGGATGGCGCGGGGCGTGCCGGCCGCGTCGGCGATAACGTACAGGATCGAGGACCAGGTTCTGGTTCTGCAGGGCGACCTTACCTCCACCCATGTGGCGTGGTCTGGCGTGTCGCAGATCGCGCCAGGCAACGCGGCCTGGCTGTTCATCGGTTCGGGCCAGGCCTGGTTCCTACCCACCCGCTTCTTCGCCGACCGCCAGCAGGAACGCGCCTTCCTGGCCGACTGCCTTGGAAAGCTGTCGGCGGAGGCGAAGGTCCGCAGTCCCGAGGCTGTCGCCCTGGTCGAGGCCGACGTCGGGCCGTGGGGCGTCGCGCGGCCCTGA
- the nusA gene encoding transcription termination factor NusA encodes MAIGISANRLELLQIADAVAREKGIEKEVVIEAIEDALQKAARARYGAEHDIRVKIDPRTGETTQKRVIEVVPDDFELEGEIGKVQLSSAKRTWRDAEVGKVYEESLPPFEIGRVQTQMARQVVMHKVREAERERQYDEYKDRAGEIVNGSVKRVEYGNVIVDLGRGEGIMRRDQSIPRENFNVGDRIRAYIYDVRRETKGPQIMLSRAHGGFMAKLFAQEVPEVYDGVIEIRAVARDPGSRAKMAVISNDSSIDPVGACVGMRGSRVQAVVAELQGEKIDIIQWSEDEATFIVNGLAPAEVSKVVMDEEDERVEVVVPDEQLSLAIGRRGQNVRLASQLTGWQIDIMTESQESERRQKQFAEATALFQEALDVDEVIAQLLVTEGFAAVEDVAYVEPHEIAAIEGFDDETADELQTRAREFLEKEAAALDAKRVELGVEDSLLEIEGVTLPVAVALGEGDVKSVEDLAGLIPDDLRGWFETKDGERTREAGILDSFNLSPEDAEALIMRARIVMGWVEAPPEPEYIEEEAVYEEEAGEEPAEASDDEIAEEAPEGAAEETTED; translated from the coding sequence ATGGCTATCGGCATCTCCGCCAACCGCCTCGAGCTGCTGCAGATCGCCGACGCGGTCGCGCGTGAAAAAGGCATCGAGAAGGAAGTCGTCATCGAGGCGATCGAGGACGCGCTGCAGAAGGCTGCTCGCGCCCGCTACGGCGCCGAGCACGACATCCGGGTGAAGATCGACCCGCGCACCGGCGAGACCACCCAGAAGCGGGTGATCGAGGTCGTGCCGGACGACTTCGAGCTGGAAGGCGAGATCGGCAAGGTCCAGCTGTCGTCGGCCAAGCGCACCTGGCGCGACGCCGAGGTCGGCAAGGTCTACGAGGAAAGCCTGCCGCCGTTCGAGATCGGCCGTGTCCAGACCCAGATGGCCCGCCAGGTCGTCATGCATAAGGTCCGCGAAGCCGAGCGCGAGCGCCAGTACGACGAGTACAAGGATCGCGCCGGCGAGATCGTCAACGGCAGCGTCAAGCGCGTCGAATACGGCAACGTCATCGTCGACCTGGGCCGCGGCGAAGGCATCATGCGCCGCGACCAGTCGATCCCGCGCGAGAACTTCAACGTCGGCGACCGCATCCGCGCCTACATCTACGACGTCCGTCGCGAGACCAAGGGCCCGCAGATCATGCTGTCGCGCGCCCACGGCGGCTTCATGGCCAAGCTGTTCGCGCAGGAAGTGCCGGAAGTCTATGACGGCGTCATCGAGATCCGCGCCGTGGCCCGCGACCCGGGTTCGCGCGCCAAGATGGCCGTGATCTCCAACGACAGCAGCATCGACCCGGTCGGCGCCTGCGTCGGCATGCGCGGTTCGCGCGTGCAGGCCGTGGTGGCCGAGCTGCAGGGCGAGAAGATCGACATCATCCAGTGGTCCGAGGACGAGGCGACCTTCATCGTCAACGGCCTGGCCCCGGCCGAAGTCTCCAAGGTCGTCATGGACGAGGAAGACGAGCGCGTCGAAGTCGTGGTGCCCGACGAGCAGCTGTCGCTGGCCATCGGCCGCCGCGGCCAGAACGTCCGCCTGGCCTCCCAGCTGACCGGCTGGCAGATCGACATCATGACGGAAAGCCAGGAGAGCGAGCGCCGTCAGAAGCAGTTCGCCGAGGCCACCGCCCTGTTCCAGGAAGCCCTGGACGTCGACGAGGTCATCGCCCAGCTGCTGGTCACCGAAGGCTTCGCGGCCGTCGAGGACGTCGCCTATGTCGAGCCGCACGAGATCGCGGCCATCGAAGGCTTCGACGACGAGACCGCCGACGAGCTGCAGACCCGCGCTCGCGAATTCCTGGAAAAGGAAGCCGCCGCCCTGGACGCCAAGCGTGTCGAACTGGGCGTCGAGGACAGCCTGCTCGAGATCGAGGGCGTCACCCTGCCGGTGGCCGTGGCCCTGGGCGAAGGCGATGTGAAGTCGGTCGAGGACCTGGCTGGCCTGATCCCCGACGACCTGCGCGGCTGGTTCGAGACCAAGGACGGCGAGCGCACGCGCGAAGCCGGCATCCTGGACAGCTTCAACCTGTCGCCGGAAGACGCCGAGGCGCTGATCATGCGCGCCCGCATCGTCATGGGTTGGGTCGAGGCCCCGCCCGAGCCGGAATATATCGAGGAAGAGGCCGTGTACGAGGAAGAGGCGGGCGAGGAGCCGGCCGAGGCCTCGGACGACGAGATCGCCGAGGAAGCGCCTGAAGGCGCCGCCGAAGAAACCACCGAAGACTGA
- a CDS encoding DUF2939 domain-containing protein, with translation MRIRALLTLALAAVSLSACATATRYDAAGDVHALLVAIRNNDHAAFDSRVDRPALKAEIESELVRKARGSSIGGGWQAAAIALAGPAADIAGEALVQPETFRYAANYYGYTPDKPIPDRISIAAGLRYIGSDQVCAAKSKDGPCLLTFTLENGTWRLSGFDPETAKLRLKL, from the coding sequence ATGCGCATTCGAGCCCTTCTCACCCTCGCCCTCGCCGCGGTCTCCCTGAGCGCCTGCGCCACGGCCACCCGTTACGACGCGGCCGGCGACGTTCACGCCCTGCTGGTGGCGATCCGCAACAACGACCACGCCGCCTTCGACTCTCGCGTCGATCGCCCGGCCCTGAAGGCCGAGATCGAGAGCGAGCTGGTGCGCAAGGCGCGCGGCTCCAGCATCGGCGGCGGCTGGCAGGCGGCGGCCATCGCCTTGGCCGGCCCGGCCGCCGACATCGCCGGCGAGGCCCTGGTCCAGCCCGAGACCTTCCGCTACGCCGCCAACTACTACGGCTACACCCCCGACAAGCCGATCCCCGACCGCATCAGCATCGCCGCCGGCCTGCGCTACATCGGTTCGGACCAGGTCTGCGCCGCCAAGAGCAAGGACGGGCCCTGCCTGCTGACCTTCACCCTTGAAAACGGGACCTGGCGGCTGTCGGGCTTCGATCCCGAAACGGCCAAGCTGCGCCTGAAGCTGTGA